The Helianthus annuus cultivar XRQ/B chromosome 16, HanXRQr2.0-SUNRISE, whole genome shotgun sequence genome includes a window with the following:
- the LOC110915156 gene encoding kinesin-like protein KIN-12D isoform X3 has protein sequence MEISSQGYSRCLKQESAQSLTWVAQPEARFTFDHVACETIDQEALFKTVGQPMVENCLSGYNSCMFAYGQTGSGKTHTMLGEVNDLEIKPSPNRGMTPRIFEFLFARIIAEEESRKDERLEYNCKCSFLEIYNEQITDLLDPSSTNLQLREDVKKGVYVENLTEYEVHCVGDILKLLSQGSANRRVAATNMNRESSRSHSVFTCVIESRWEKDSTSNLRFARLNLVDLAGSERQKTSGAEGERLKEAANINKSLSTLGHVIMVLVDGANSRTRHVPYRDSRLTFLLQDSLGGNSKTMIIANVSPSISSATETLNTLKFAQRAKLIQNNAVINEDASGDVVALQHQIRLLKEELAILKRQNTSRSLTFSSKDENCSNASSYGDDDKVLRVSCNQLKSLESSLNGALRREKSTENCIKQLEAEIEQLNCLVHQREEENRCTKMMLKFREDKIQKMESVFSGMISADSYLIEENNTLTEEIKILRAKVDKNPEVTRFAVENIRLLEQLKRFQDFYKEGEREMLLAEVSELRDQLALLLDEHNHMNLSTEKEAAEDKKRIDSLQSELLKSQEELEKCRDNLNSCLEKNAKLCRDISDLNALLERQKSSLNDQDGDIEVSKESVSKCSSIEDQSSHTVQEKEEIFRKYPEEIVSLHLELEFLKSILEEERLIHRETGEKVSSITKAYETSILKQNETRQELTLLREKCEEKDRNFDGLSEEFDFLTKKMEEVLTVGHNALDDASNFIGHGKETRAFENLQTIARKISEKELRIDELNTCLEDAKVRGKEMETMLRSLRGAILVMSEAHQKDCVRKDEEIDRLLSELNEKNSIIILMEEQRKLYEVELMDAKTNAAQQDVESCCYLDKFAEIQHHIKEANLMINKLVSENEAMKMEISHQNEVINDKDEKLRCSEAAKKIDLENEKVHMSNVFEKIKEELIISYVDMQVKDWILLEKDAEVGLLLEEKELYEVQLMDTMKNATQQALESCCYLNKFEETQHQIKEADYMINKLVNENEATKIEINELKDSNSVIEKQLEEKDEELRCLEEKLVTDLSAKDIELFMMSSILEQVASKYNDFEKDKVRMSKVFERFKEEAIISYVDLHFENFILLEKYTENNDAELRLHKEENEKLVKVIKSQKDEVEGFDACFETLEYERHENIVKSVVLEAYLTEIFEDALNAKRSAEEQLAKTDFDRNNLIESLKRDLESVTCERDDLHAELRLHKEENEKLVKIIKNHKDEVEGFDACFETLEYERHENIVKSVVLEAHLTENIKDALNAKWSAEEQLAKTAFDRNNLIESLKRDLESVTCERDDLHAEFLKAKQFYEVQLLDAMKNTTEQAVESCCYLDKFEETQRKIKEADYMINKLVNENEAMKIEINELKYSYSVLEKQLNEKHEDLRSLEERLVTDLSAKDMELFMMSSKLEHVASENYDLEKDKVNMSNVFDKFKEEAIISYVEKYTETCILQNEVDMRDEDLKLQLENKGAEIRLHKEENEKLVKIIENQKDEVEGFDAFFESLEYERHENIVKSVVIEAQLTENIEDANNLIESLKRDLENVTRERDDLHAEFLNAKQLYETELKEADLTINKLVTENEAMETRIIHLNEVINAKEIELFIVLSRLEQVASDNNDLEVEKVNVYSGFEKFKEEITISYLDLQMAVETRKYYDDEKLKLYEKSVEELESTVNLLEKQVDLVKGDAESQRLKKEELEQEVQEIHQQKELLITENETFKTENADYKIKVIELEDEVNKLLIQQDLQQHILPLAKITEENNMLKARNDENNDTLRKAEALVALVKEDLANYRASKSSLTAHTPAE, from the exons ATGGAAATCAGTTCACAAGGTTACAGTAGGTGTTTAAAGCAAGAAAGTGCGCAATCCTTAACATGGGTTGCACAACCAGAAGCACGGTTTACATTCGATCATGTTGCGTGTGAAACAATTGACCAGGAAGCCCTTTTTAAGACGGTTGGTCAACCAATGGTGGAGAATTGCTTGTCTGGTTACAACAGTTGTATGTTTGCGTACGGGCAG ACTGGAAGTGGGAAGACACACACCATGCTTGGTGAAGTAAATGATCTTGAAATAAAACCGAGCCCAAATCGAGGAATGACACCAAGGATCTTTGAATTCTTATTTGCTAGAATTATTGCG GAAGAGGAAAGTCGAAAGGATGAAAGACTTGAGTACAACTGCAAGTGTTCTTTTTTGGAGATATACAATGAACAAATAACCGATCTCCTTGATCCTTCATCTACAAATTTGCAA CTGCGAGAAGATGTTAAAAAGGGCGTATACGTTGAAAACCTTACAGAATATGAAGTTCATTGTGTGGGTGATATTCTTAAGCTTCTAAGTCAG GGTTCTGCAAATAGGAGAGTTGCTGCTACCAATATGAATAGAGAAAGCAGTCGTTCACACAGTGTTTTTACATGTGTTATTGAAAGTAGGTGGGAAAAAGATTCAACGTCTAACCTAAGATTTGCAAGGCTAAATCTTGTTGATTTAGCTGGTTCAGAAAG ACAAAAAACTTCGGGTGCTGAAGGTGAACGATTAAAAGAAGCTGCAAATATAAATAAGTCACTATCCACACTCGG TCATGTAATTATGGTTCTAGTTGACGGTGCTAACTCAAGAACAAGACATGTTCCGTATCGAGATTCCAGACTCACTTTTCTTCTTCAG GATTCGTTGGGTGGGAACTCGAAAACAATGATAATCGCTAACGTTAGCCCTTCAATAAG TTCTGCTACTGAGACCTTGAACACTTTAAAATTCGCTCAGCGTGCAAAGCTTATTCAAAACAAT GCTGTGATAAACGAAGATGCATCGGGAGATGTAGTGGCACTTCAACACCAGATACGACTTCTCAAG GAGGAACTTGCTATCCTTAAACGGCAGAATACATCGAGGTCTCTAACATTTAGTTCGAAAGACGAGAATTGTAGCAATGCAAGTTCATATGGAGACGATGACAAAGTTCTTCGGGTTTCATGTAACCAG TTGAAATCCTTGGAGAGTTCATTAAACGGAGCGTTAAGGAGAGAAAAATCAACGGAAAACTGTATTAAACAACTTGAAGCAGAAATCGAACAGTTAAACTGTTTGGTTCATCAAAGGGAGGAGGAAAATAGGTGCACAAAAATGATGCTAAAGTTTCGGGAAGACAAAATTCAGAAGATGGAGTCCGTTTTTTCCGGAATGATATCGGCAGATTCTTATCTTATCGAAGAAAACAACACACTCACCGAAGAAATCAAAATTCTTCGTGCAAAAGTTGATAAGAATCCTGAAGTAACACGATTTGCCGTCGAAAATATTCGGCTTCTTGAACAACTTAAAAG ATTTCAAGATTTTTATAAAGAAGGTGAGAGAGAAATGTTGTTGGCTGAGGTATCCGAATTGCGAGATCAG TTGGCTCTCTTACTTGATGAACATAATCATATGAATCTGAGTACAGAAAAG GAAGCTGCAGAAGACAAAAAACGAATCGATTCTCTTCAATCGGAG TTATTAAAGAGTCAAGAAGAGTTAGAGAAGTGCAGGGATAACCTGAATTCTTGCCTAGAGAAAAATGCGAAACTCTGCAG GGATATTTCCGATCTAAATGCATTATTAGAAAGGCAAAAATCTTCACTGAATGATCAAGATGGTGACATTGAGGTCTCGAAG GAATCGGTATCCAAATGTTCTTCAATCGAAGATCAGTCATCTCATACGGTTCAGGAAAAAGAAGAAATATTTAGAAAATACCCTGAAGAAATAGTGAGTTTACATTTGGAGCTAGAATTTCTCAAAAGTATTCTCGAGGAAGAACGATTAATCCATAGGGAAACCGGAGAAAAGGTTTCATCAATAACAAAAGCATACGAAACAAGTATCTTAAAACAAAATGAGACCCGACAAGAATTGACCCTTCTAAGAGAGAAGTGTGAAGAGAAAGATAGAAACTTTGACGGTTTATCCGAGGAGTTTGACTTTTTGACCAAAAAGATGGAAGAGGTTCTTACAGTGGGGCACAATGCGCTTGATGATGCCTCGAACTTCATTGGTCACGGGAAAGAAACTCGGGCATTTGAGAATCTACAAACTATTGCAAGAAAAATCTCCGAAAAAGAACTGAGGATCGATGAACTTAACACGTGTTTAGAGGATGCAAAAGTAAGAGGAAAAGAAATGGAGACTATGTTGAGGTCGTTAAGAGGGGCGATTTTGGTAATGTCGGAAGCACACCAAAAAGATTGCGttagaaaagatgaagaaatcgaTAGATTATTATCGGAGTTAAATGAAAAGAATTCTATCATAATTCTAATGGAAGAGCAAAGAAAG CTATATGAGGTTGAACTTATGGATGCAAAAACCAATGCAGCACAACAAGATGTGGAATCGTGTTGCTATCTTGATAAATTTGCAGAAATTCAACACCACATTAAAGAAGCCAATTTAATGATCAACAAACTGGTGTCTGaaaatgaagcaatgaagatggAAATTAGCCACCAAAACGAAGTGATTAATGACAAAGATGAAAAGTTAAGATGTTCAGAAGCCGCAAAAAAAATTGATCTTGAGAACGAGAAAGTTCATATGTCAAATGTTTTCGAAAAGATTAAGGAAGAATTAATTATTTCCTATGTGGATATGCAAGTGAAAGATTGGATCTTGCTGGAAAAAGATGCTGAGGTTGGTCTGCTGCTGGAAGAAAAAGAG CTCTACGAAGTTCAACTTATGGATACAATGAAAAACGCAACACAACAAGCATTGGAATCTTGTTGCTATCTCAATAAATTTGAAGAAACACAACACCAGATTAAAGAAGCTGATTATATGATCAACAAACTGGTGAACGAAAATGAAGCAACGAAGATTGAGATCAACGAGCTAAAGGACAGTAATTCTGTTATTGAAAAACaacttgaagaaaaagatgaagagTTGAGATGTTTGGAAGAGAAGCTAGTAACCGATTTATCTGCAAAAGATATCGAGTTGTTTATGATGTCATCAATACTTGAACAAGTGGCTTCGAAATATAATGATTTTGAGAAAGACAAAGTTCGTATGTCTAAAGTTTTTGAAAGGTTTAAGGAAGAGGCTATTATTTCCTATGTAGATCTGCACTTTGAAAATTTCATCTTACTGGAAAAATATACCGAAAATAATGATGCAGAATTAAGGTTACACAAGGAGGAGAATGAAAAACTTGTGAAGGTTATAAAAAGCCAGAAGGATGAAGTTGAAGGATTTGATGCTTGTTTTGAAACTTTAGAATACGAACGTCATGAAAACATTGTAAAAAGCGTGGTTCTTGAAGCTTATCTGACCGAAATTTTCGAAGATGCGTTGAACGCAAAAAGGTCAGCTGAGGAGCAACTGGCGAAAACGGATTTTGACAGGAACAATTTGATCGAATCGTTGAAACGAGATCTCGAaagtgttacttgtgaaagagaTGACCTTCATGCTGAATTAAGGTTACACAAGGAGGAGAATGAAAAACTTGTGAAGATTATAAAAAACCACAAGGATGAAGTTGAAGGATTTGATGCTTGTTTTGAAACTTTAGAATACGAACGTCATGAAAACATTGTAAAAAGTGTGGTTCTTGAAGCTCATCTGACCGAAAATATCAAAGATGCGTTGAATGCAAAATGGTCAGCTGAGGAGCAACTGGCGAAAACGGCTTTTGACAGGAACAATTTGATCGAATCGTTGAAACGAGATCTCGAaagtgttacttgtgaaagagaTGACCTTCATGCTGAGTTCCTTAAAGCAAAACAA TTCTATGAGGTTCAACTTCTGGATGCAATGAAAAACACAACAGAACAAGCAGTGGAATCTTGTTGCTATCTCGACAAATTTGAAGAAACACAACGGAAGATTAAAGAAGCTGATTATATGATCAACAAACTGGTGAACGaaaatgaagcaatgaagattgagaTCAACGAGCTAAAGTACAGTTATTCTGTTCTTGAAAAACAACTTAACGAAAAACATGAAGACTTGAGATCTTTGGAAGAGAGGCTAGTGACGGATTTATCCGCAAAAGATATGGAGTTATTTATGATGTCATCGAAACTAGAACACGTGGCTTCGGAAAATTACGATCTTGAAAAAGACAAAGTTAATATGTCTAACGTTTTCGACAAGTTTAAGGAAGAGGCTATTATTTCCTATGTGGAAAAATATACCGAAACTTGTATTTTGCAAAACGAAGTCGATATGCGGGACGAAGACTTAAAACTTCAACTGGAAAATAAAGGTGCAGAAATAAGGTTACACAAGGAGGAGAATGAAAAACTTGTGAAGATTATAGAAAACCAGAAGGATGAAGTTGAAGGATTTGATGCTTTTTTTGAATCTTTAGAATATGAACGTCATGAAAACATCGTAAAAAGCGTGGTTATTGAAGCTCAGCTGACCGAAAACATTGAAGATGCGAACAATTTGATTGAATCGTTGAAACGAGATCTTGAAAATGTTACTCGTGAACGAGATGATCTCCATGCCGAGTTTCTTAACGCAAAACAG CTATATGAGACTGAGCTTAAGGAAGCAGATTTAACGATCAACAAGCTGGTGACTGAAAATGAAGCAATGGAAACCAGAATTATCCACCTAAACGAAGTGATTAACGCAAAAGAAATTGAACTATTTATCGTATTGTCAAGGTTAGAACAAGTGGCTTCGGATAATAATGATCTTGAGGTGGAGAAAGTTAACGTTTATTCGGGTTTTGAGAAGTTTAAGGAAGAGATAACTATTTCCTATCTAGATCTGCAAATG GCTGTTGAAACCCGTAAATATTATGATGACGAGAAGTTAAAACTTTATGAGAAGTCGGTGGAAGAGTTAGAATCTACCGTTAATTTACTGGAAAAGCAG GTTGACCTGGTCAAAGGAGATGCTGAAAGTCAACGGTTGAAGAAAGAGGAGCTAGAACAAGAGGTTCAGGAAATTCATCAGCAAAAAGAGTTGCTCATAACTGAAAACGAAACCTTCAAG ACCGAAAATGCCGATTACAAGATAAAGGTGATTGAGCTCGAAGATGAAGTAAATAAACTTTTGATTCAGCAAGATCTTCAACAACACATCCTTCCACTGGCGAAAATAACG GAGGAGAACAACATGTTAAAGGCACGAAATGATGAAAACAATGATACGCTACGCAAAGCAGAAGCATTAGTTGCCCTGGTCAAAGAAGACCTTGCTAACTATCGTGCATCAAAATCCTCGTTAACGGCCCACACACCAGCAGAATGA